From Drosophila virilis strain 15010-1051.87 chromosome X, Dvir_AGI_RSII-ME, whole genome shotgun sequence, the proteins below share one genomic window:
- the LOC6632128 gene encoding migration and invasion enhancer 1 translates to MVNVDVEYCGACNFSLQCQLLRQFLVDAAPGVQVSCRQGRRGSFEVSIDDQLVHSKLASLAFPQHQSVLDQVQRAERGEPLESVQAAPIKDCTVM, encoded by the coding sequence CGGAGCCTGTAACTTTTCGCTGCAgtgccagctgctgcggcagttTCTGGTGGATGCGGCGCCGGGCGTGCAGGTGTCCTGCCGTCAGGGACGACGCGGCTCCTTTGAGGTGAGCATAGACGATCAGCTGGTGCACTCCAAGCTGGCCAGCTTGGCCTTTCCGCAGCATCAGAGCGTGCTCGACCAGGTGCAGCGGGCGGAGCGCGGCGAGCCGCTCGAATCAGTGCAGGCGGCGCCCATCAAGGATTGTACTGTCATGTAG